From one Bacteroides eggerthii genomic stretch:
- a CDS encoding RagB/SusD family nutrient uptake outer membrane protein: MKRNNPLYTICFLLAGMCINTSCEDILSESPNSSYERKDFFLTDKQADMAVLGVYSILPGIYGDKDGMAFPCSDDTYYASGTNSDNTRRDICHYTIRPANTWVDAVWVGKYQQINRANYAITGIENMDGYSDSKVLQAFAAEAKFLRAQAAFDLVRYWGDVPFSIDYTTDYETSYKPRTEREEIYEQIIKDLDFAKEHLAWANDNSSPERATQGSARALLMRVLLTRAGYSLQLDGKTTRPNEALRTRYFNAVIKEWEAFQSEEGQYHGFYEGGYEELFKGFSAGVLNNRESLFEVSFYYPGTKGYWGTYIGIIVDAPANSADANKVMGRAAVSYRAVPEWYDLYEAQDVRRDVAIGRHSWTWNKTTGVHEKTDLSKKKGNWTPAKWRREWMPAGYKEPNYTDVNYCMLRYADVVLMAAEAYNETGNTPKAWELLNSVRKRSGATEITTRNYKSLLKTNELMKKLDFIDDSDDTGKFRTALYWERGFELAFEGQRKFDLIRWGILKEALTLFGENTAVNTSTNIAYPAYRNFKKGKHELFPIPEDELQINSKLEGVNNPGY, from the coding sequence ATGAAAAGAAATAATCCCCTATATACTATCTGTTTCTTATTGGCAGGAATGTGTATCAATACCTCCTGTGAAGACATTTTAAGCGAGTCTCCCAACTCTTCATATGAACGGAAAGACTTCTTCCTTACCGACAAACAGGCCGATATGGCCGTATTGGGAGTATACAGTATATTGCCCGGCATTTACGGAGACAAAGACGGCATGGCTTTTCCCTGCTCCGATGACACCTACTATGCCAGCGGGACCAACAGCGACAATACCCGTCGTGATATCTGCCATTACACCATCCGCCCTGCTAACACATGGGTAGACGCAGTGTGGGTAGGGAAATACCAGCAAATCAATCGCGCTAACTATGCCATTACGGGAATTGAAAATATGGACGGATACAGCGACAGCAAAGTTCTGCAGGCTTTCGCAGCCGAAGCGAAATTTTTACGTGCACAAGCAGCTTTCGACTTAGTACGCTATTGGGGAGATGTTCCTTTCAGCATAGATTACACGACCGACTATGAAACTTCTTACAAACCACGTACAGAACGTGAAGAGATATACGAACAAATCATTAAAGACCTGGATTTTGCCAAAGAACATTTGGCATGGGCCAATGATAATTCTTCGCCCGAACGTGCCACTCAAGGAAGCGCACGTGCATTGCTGATGCGTGTACTGCTGACACGAGCAGGATACAGTCTGCAATTGGACGGAAAGACAACCCGCCCGAATGAAGCATTACGTACCCGATATTTTAATGCGGTTATCAAAGAGTGGGAAGCTTTCCAATCAGAAGAAGGACAGTATCATGGTTTTTACGAAGGAGGTTACGAGGAGTTGTTCAAAGGCTTCTCGGCCGGAGTCCTGAACAACCGGGAGAGCTTGTTTGAAGTTTCTTTCTATTACCCCGGCACTAAAGGATATTGGGGAACATATATCGGCATAATTGTAGATGCACCGGCCAATTCGGCAGACGCCAACAAAGTTATGGGTCGTGCAGCAGTCTCCTATCGTGCCGTACCCGAATGGTATGATCTCTATGAAGCACAGGATGTGCGCCGCGATGTGGCTATCGGAAGGCACAGCTGGACATGGAATAAGACAACCGGTGTGCACGAAAAGACAGACTTGTCAAAGAAAAAAGGCAACTGGACCCCTGCCAAGTGGAGACGCGAATGGATGCCGGCCGGCTATAAGGAGCCTAACTATACAGATGTCAACTACTGTATGTTGCGCTACGCGGATGTTGTGCTGATGGCCGCCGAAGCCTACAACGAAACCGGCAATACGCCCAAAGCCTGGGAACTTCTGAATAGTGTGCGCAAGCGTTCCGGAGCCACAGAAATTACAACCCGTAACTATAAAAGTCTGCTCAAGACCAATGAGCTTATGAAAAAACTCGATTTCATCGATGATAGCGACGATACCGGCAAATTCCGTACTGCCCTCTATTGGGAACGCGGCTTCGAACTGGCTTTCGAAGGACAGCGTAAATTCGACCTTATACGTTGGGGCATACTGAAAGAAGCATTAACTCTGTTTGGAGAAAATACGGCAGTCAACACTTCCACCAATATCGCCTACCCTGCCTATCGGAATTTCAAAAAAGGCAAGCACGAACTTTTCCCGATTCCCGAAGATGAATTGCAAATAAACAGCAAACTGGAAGGAGTGAATAACCCCGGATATTAA